The sequence GATAGACGACGTGGACCCCTTCGAGTCGGAAGCACTGGCCGGTGAGGTTCCCGACGACCTCGACGGAGCAGTCACCGCCGAGTGGAAAGCAACGACCACGGCGTTCCAGCGCATCCACACCGTCCTCGAAAACACCTACGAACCGAAGACGACCGCCGAGGTAGCGGACGCGGCCGCCACGACGAGACCGACGGTGCGCAAGCACGTCGAACCCTTGGTCGAGGCCGGACTGGTCGAGGAGCGCGACGACGGCCGCGCGACGCGATACGCGTGGAGCGAGACCCAGCGGCGCGTCAATCGCGTCGCCGACCTCGCGGAGCGACACTCGGCGGCCGACCTCGACGCGAAGGTCCGGCGGGCCAAAGAGCGAATCGCCGAGTTCCGCCAGCGGTACGACGCCGACGCGCCGAACGACCTCGCGGAAGCCCTCGACTCGGACGACACCGAGGGGTGGGACGACTTGGCGACGTGGCGGACGCTCGAAGCCGACCTGAAGCGTCTGCGGGCCGCCCAGTCGATGGCCGACTACCTCGCTGACTCTGGACCGAACACAGGGCGACGCGACCGGTCGAACCATGCGTAGCGAGAGAGGGACCGTCTCCCGGAGCAAACTCGAAACCGTCGAGGCGACGTTCCGCGACAGACTCGGCGGACTCGTGAAGTCGGTCGAGTGGGTCCCGGAGTATCACGTCGGTCCGAAGGAACTCCGAATCCGACTCTGGTCGGGCATCCTCGCCGACGAAGGGCGGTTCGACGTGACGTGGTGGACTCGCCACGGGTACAAGTACCACTACGTCGAAGGAGAGCCAAACGGTGAGAAGGGTCCGGATACCGAGGAGAACCGGGACACCGAGGAGCGCGACGCGGATGGAGCGACCGCTGGCCTCCAGTTCCGGTTCGGGTGGGAGCGACGCGCTGGCGTCCCGAACAAGCACTTCCACCCGCCCGACGACCTCGACGCGCATCGGGAATCGTGCATCCGCCACGAGGACGTGACGCGGGTGACGCTCGCAGTCATCAAGTGTTGGCACGCCGCCGCGACCGCAGGCGACCCGGAGAAGCTGAACGCGCTCGCGGACCCGCCCTAATCGGGTTACCGAACTTCGCGGTCGTCCAGCAGTTCCTCGAACTCGCTCTCGGAGAGTACCGGGACCTCGTTCTCGTCGGCGTCGTCCAGTTTCGTCCGGCCGGGACTGTCGCCCGTAACGAGGTAATCCGTGTTGCCCGAGACGCTACCGGTCGCGTTCGCGCCGTGGTCCTCGACCAGTTGCTGGGCCTCGTTCCGGGTGTAGCCGTCGAGCGACCCCGTGAAGACGAAGGTGAGGCCCGCGAGTTCGTCGCCGGTCTCGGTCGCGCTCGGGGTCTCCAGCGGGCCGATGGCGTCGAGCAGGTCGTCGATGACCCGCTCGTTCTGTTCGGACGCGAAGAACTCCGCGATTTGGTCGGCGACTTTCGGACCGATTCCCGCGACCCGTTCCAACTCGTCGCGGGTCGCGGTCCGAATCGCGTCGAGGTCGCCGAACTCGCGGGCGAGGTCCGCGGCGGTCGCCGGGCCGACCTTCGGGATGCCGATGGCTGAGAGGAACTCGCGGAGTCGCGGGTGTTTGGACCCGTCCAGTTCCGCCAGCAGGTTCCGGGCGCTGGTCTCGCCCCAGCCGTCGAGTCCGGTCAGGTCGTCCTCCTCGATGCGGTAGAGGTCCGCGAGGCTATCCTCCACGAGTCCGGCGTCGATGAGTTGCTCGACGCGCTCGCCGCCCAGTCCC is a genomic window of Halorussus salinus containing:
- a CDS encoding winged helix-turn-helix domain-containing protein gives rise to the protein MSNDESGNPDTPGNPDTPGDTDTSDDADTPPSIDDVDPFESEALAGEVPDDLDGAVTAEWKATTTAFQRIHTVLENTYEPKTTAEVADAAATTRPTVRKHVEPLVEAGLVEERDDGRATRYAWSETQRRVNRVADLAERHSAADLDAKVRRAKERIAEFRQRYDADAPNDLAEALDSDDTEGWDDLATWRTLEADLKRLRAAQSMADYLADSGPNTGRRDRSNHA